DNA sequence from the Poecile atricapillus isolate bPoeAtr1 chromosome 12, bPoeAtr1.hap1, whole genome shotgun sequence genome:
TGacttgtttgggtttggtgCCTCAAATAACAGTTGCAGTACATCtagaaatacatatatatattgtTCTAATAACATCCTTTAAATGAGTTGGTTTGCAGTGTAACAGCACGCTGTGTTTGCCATACCCAGCTGGATTTGTGCAGCCATAAATGTAGTGCTCTTGTCAGAAGATAAAGCTTTAAAGCCTGCTTGTAATGTGTTGCGCTCTACTATATTGTGTCAAAAATGGAGTTTTTGCAATGCAATGCCTCAGttgcattaatttaaaatattatttcttgcACAATGAATGCAGAGTCTGTAGGATGAGGCCATTAAGTGGTGTGGTGCCGCTGAGGTGGCCGAACTGACAGTCATGGGCAGTCTTGAATCTAGTATGTCCTTCTTGTCAGTCTGAATTTGCTGGTTTGTTAGTATAGTGAGAGTGTTAAGGTCATGAATTCTGCTGTCTGtaaagttttgggttttttattaaaagGGTTTCCAAATTCAGTAATCTTATTGTGATGTGTAAGTAGTCTCTTCTAGTATTGCATATTTTTTGTGAGATTTAACTTCCTGCTTTAGATGTGGACAAAGAATctattttatatctttataaATCTTATAtcttttatatctttatatgttatatctttatatttattttaatgtatttttttttctctcaacaGGTCAGGAATATGCTGCCATAGTTGAGTTTGCACCTTTCCAGAAAGCTGCAAAAAAGAAGAGTAAGAAAAAGGATGCCAAAACTGGAACTATTGAAGATGGTATAACAGCGAGCCAGTTTGTTTTGCATGTGTAGACTTGAAAGTCTTAGCAGTAATTTGAATGTAATGTTTTTACTGTGATGCTATAGTTCCACCAATAGGATGTTTGCTTAATTATATGTGAAGTTTATGAGCACTGCTTTGTCAGCTAGAAATCTGTTAAATATGATTGTTCCAGACAAACATAATACAGCAGCTCATTTGAGAGCTGCTAACTTATGAAAAGGTGGCATATAAACAACCAACTTAAGTGAATGTAACCAAGCAGTGCATGATGCAAATACTTTTCATGCTACAGtatctcttcttttttcccccccttttttttcctttctcttctgtgtAGATCCAGAATACAAGAAGTTTTTGGAAAGTTACAGTGCAGATGATGAAAAATTAACCTCCACTCCTGAAACTTTATTGGAGGAAATAGAGGCAAGAAACAAAGAGCTAATAggtatggaaatttgtgtacTAGAGTTACATTTTCCTAGatcacaaagaaacaaatatgCTTTGTAATTTAAAGCTCAACCTGGAGGAGATTGAATTCTTTTGTGTGCCTACTTAGTATTTGTTAAACATTTAGGCTAATATTATTCAGTGTTTTGTTCCCATGCTCTAAATTCTTCTGTAGGTGTAAGTTTTAGATGACAAAGTTCCTTCCTGTTGCAGATGTTTGTTAGCCAGACCAGGCTGTGGAGTGCTGCATTTCAGTGAGATGCAGTGGTGGTTAATGCACAGTGCTGTGATTAGTGATGTTCCGTGCAGGCACAAGTTAAGAGATAGTTTGGTTGGGTAAAATACCATCAAAAATTACCAGGTTGCTCTTTTTAAGTATCTTACAGggatctttttaaaaatgagaatgtCTGGGAAAAGCCTAATGCAGACTGAATGTAGAGATAGGTATAATGGATATCCTGTTAGTATCCTAAAGAAGTTTATGGAATCCTAATAGTTGCCACTGTTTGGAGACAGGTTTGGAATACTTTTTTCACTGCTGTATTGCTGTCTGTGAGAGGAGACAGGCGGGGGAATGTGTAAGGCTGCTCCACTTCATATAGAGCTTTGTTGTAGGTATTGCAGTATTGGATAAgccaaaatatttacatttattttatcctCCAGCTAAAAAGACTACTCCTTTATTGAActtcttgaaaaataaacaggTAAGACTTACctccagaattttctttttgtttgcaaGTACAATTTGCTTGTTATATGTTAATACATTTCTGCCCTTCCTTTTGAAGAAGGAGCTTTTGACCCAACTTGTCAGCTTTTGATtcatatattttaatgaaatagaGTGTTGGAATGGTGGTGCTTTGTGTACATTCTGGTCACAGCAAAATGCCTCTTGTTGCACTGACAAAATAGATTCCATTTTAGTCCTTCCATTTTTAGTGCAGTATAGCTGAGGTCCTTGTAGATGATCTTTCTCCTAGCATGTAAGGTTATTTTAACTTCTAGCAATGGAGAAAAACAGAGATTGGacagatttaattaaaatttgaatgATAAAGGCTGAGGCCAGTGTAGTATTTGAGTTTTTAAAGACAGTACAAATTAAGACTtatgagtaaaaaaaaacactgcaatGTGTTCAGGTTCACAATGACAACAAAGACATgacaggactttttttttttttaattatagagGAAGCTTTGAGGTGAGTTGTTTCATGGCTTAAAGAGATGTTTCTTGTTGTGGAGAGACactctttctctttgcttttacaTACACAGAgactgagagaagaaaaaagagaggagagaaggaggagagaattagaaagaaaaagacaaagagaagaagaaagaagaaaatggaaagaagaggagagaaggaagagaaaagaagcagaaaaattgaAGAAGGTAGACAGATgcccagaaaaagaaagagacagaTCAAAAGAAGAACCAAAGATTAAGGTCTAGAACAGTTCTTTATtataaactgttacactccCTTCCCCTATTATTTGTATATCAGTCTCAAAATGTACTTTGGGTATTGTGTGAAGAATCACATGAGTTTGGTGTTAGTAAATGAGCAATTTTTTGTAATATTCAGTAGTAGGCATTGTAAAGGTTTACATGCTGTAATGTTTCATAGTTATATTTAAAGTTTTTGTCATGTGACTGTTGTACATGCTGCAGTAAACAGGATTGTGAATTTGCTATGGAATGGAGACTATTTTTAAGCTTTCTAAAACAGCCTGGTTTAGGAGAAAAATCCTAGTCTGCTGTGTGAATAATGCTTACTCATACACTCCAGCTTTTAGGAATACTGTGATTtgcagtaatatttttttaatgtttactTCTGACTCCACTGTGGTTCCTTTGATGCAATTTCAGTGTTGTGCCAGACAATATGTATTAGAGTGAGCTTTTTAGTTGagacttctgttttctttgtagCTACTTAAGAAGcctgaaaaagatgaaaaagacttggagagaaaagaaaaatccaagaaactggaaaaagagactctgagggaggaaaaaaatgcgAGTAGTGCATCTGCCAAACGATCTGATGGGGAGACAAAAGAAGagaaggcaaaaaagtattctagTACTtgctataaatatatatatatatatatataacttgTTTCCTGATTGTACTGAGACTTAGGCTGCCCTGCCATGACCATGTTTTGAAATTCCTTTCAAATGCTTCTTCTCATATAAGGCATGGGCTGTGTTTTCTGTGGCAGTGCACATTCCCATGATTACAGAAAGCTCTGTGAATTACCTGGAAATTCTTCATTAGAGGagagattttaatatttttataactcATGGGAACTCCACTAAGGGAGCCCATATGTAGGTGACTGTAGCAGGCTATGAGCACTGCCTTGCAATGAGATAATTATTATAACCATGGCAAGAGGAGAGGTGTTCTCAGTTACCAGCCCCTCTGTAAATAGTCGCAGTGGAAAATGTAATTCTCAACAGCTCTGTGATCTGTTTGAGGTTCTGTAAATAGTCGCAGTGGAAAATGTAATTCTCAACAGCTCTGTGATCTGTTTGAGGTTCAGTTCTGCCATGTGAGAAATATAGATAAGATAGACAAATTCAGATGTGTTTTCAAAGCCAGAAGAGACTCAGCCAACTATGCAAGTAGGAGGCTGGGAAACTCTAGTGGTCAGTGTCCTCTGGCTGTCATGCATGACTGACTTGGGCTATCACAGCCTCCCAAGAGCTCCCTAGTACCTGCCAGTGTGTCATCCTCCTATTGCACATTTACACCACTATCACATTGATATCCCAGCTCTGTTTTATGAATCTTTCGAgcttaattttcagttttgttttcataCAGATCAGAAGATGAGTGTGTAAAGGACTACAGGGACCGAGATAGAGATTTTGACAGAGACAGAGAATATGAGagagcacagagagaaaaactgaGACGCCAAGAAGAGGAGCGTCGGAGGCAGAAAGAGCGCTATGAGAAAGAGAAGGTTTttagaagaaaagaggaagaggtgaaaaaggagagagacttactcagagaaaagggaaagaaaagtgaTCTTACAGACTTTACCAGCAGCATGGACAAATCTGAGAAAGTAACCAAAGACGATAAAAAAGAGGATACAATTAAGAGGGATCGTATCAGAAACAAGGTGCTGGATTTCTGTAAATTCATGTGTTGATTCGTATGGATCTGTGGTTTTTAGGATAAAAGACCTTCAAGGAAAGAACCATGTGGTTTCTCTGTTGAAACTTCTCCCTGTTCTGCCACAAACTCTGCCATTGCTAGAAATGTCCACTAAAAATTGCTTAACAGTGGTATTTCTTGTCACTGTGTAAGAACTAATCCAAGAAAACATGGGTTGAATTGTAAGACATTGATCCCTTTTTATTTGCTGACTTGTGCCATAGGCTGTCTCTTTAAGGTGTTGGTAGAGTATCAGTAATCTCTCTGTATCTGCTGATATTATAGGTGCCTGAAAATGCATCTCATCGTGGGAGTGTGATTGAACAGGTTCCTTAAAATAAGAAACTGCAACTTGCAGAATATGACATATCCTCTAGGCTCAAGAAATAATGTCTTGAGTGTAGTTTTATGTACTCTACAAAATCTGTTTTTGCAGCATCACTGTGCTCGTTTTCTGTATCACTTAAGACATGGTCAGGTACAAATGAAACTCAGGGTTTTGGAACTTTGAAGTTGGCCTCTCTTCTGAGAGAGCGTGAGCTGAACTCAACAGGAAACTCATTACAAATAACCTCAAGTATGAGCAGTGTCTTGAACAGGGATGTTGCTTTACAACAGAGACAACCTTTATTTGGGACAATTGAAGTTACTTTGCCACCACTGTGGAATAAATAAGCTTAGCCTGTAAAATTTGAATTTGAGCCATTTCTAGTACCATAGAAATGATGCCATAATAACCCTGAGAGCAGGGAGCTATGAAAGAGTCTAAAtagttttgatttatttcagGATCGCCCAGCAATGCAGCTGTACCAGCCTGGAGCGCGAAGCCGGAGCAGATTGTGTCAGTATGAAGACAGTGCTGCAAAGCCCCCAGATCAGGGAGTGGATAAGAAACAAGAGGGTGAGACCAGTCACACGAAGGAAGAGGAGTGACTGATGTGCCAGCCTTATGTGTTCTGACTGTGCAGCCAAAGAGCATGTACTACACAATCCAGAAGTGCCTTCGGAGCgaaaaaggaacaaaggaagaaagggGGGCATTGTgctgttggatgtttctggttAAAGAACCTCAGTTGTAGATTCGGAATTTGAAATGTGTTCTCATTTGTAATATTTTGAGTTATTTGAACTTATTTTCCCAACATCTAACTATAACAGAGAAGAGAATCTTTGCAAAATAGAAAGACTTTATGGCCTTAAGTTTGATAATAAATGAGTTGTAGTCAGGAGGGGATGAGACCTGGATCAAAAGCCAGATCTCTACTCTAAGGCAATAAGAGCCAGTGTTGGATGCACTTAAGCAGAGCAAACTTGGAGTTGCCTGGACTTAACACACAGGTGTTGCTGTGTTGTGTGGTGCTCCTGCGTGAGGCAGTGAAAGCTAAAGTGTGTCAGTCTAGCACTGAGACACATACACAGGCTGGGGTTGTTGAGGTACCAGTGGATAGAAGCCTTTTGGCACATAAGGAGCAGAACATCTGGGAGTGCAGTAACCGTGTTAGGGAGGGAGAGACCATCCTCTTCAGTGGTTCTCTGGATAAAGTAACTTAAGTTGGAGTGTATGAATAAGCTGGCTTAATAGTTGAATATGTCTTGATAAATTCTCATGTAAAGTTTCCCTACattgaaatgtttatttttaaacaaatgtagCTGGTTTGGGCATCCTGTTTTCCAGCATCTTCCTTTCTCTCAAGTCTGAAACGCTTCTGAGCTCCTGCCCTCTTGGAACTGCTTCCTCTTCCCTTATAACTTGAAGTATTGTTTTACAGCCCAGAACGAGACTTCGCCAGTAGCAGCTCCTCCTAAGCTAGCGAATTTTAGCCATAACTGTTTTTTGTACTAACCCCAAATAAACTCGCACAAACTCgctcggccgccgccgcccctcaCTGCGTGCGGGACCGCCgggccggcagggggcgctgtgcccactccgccgccgcccccgcccctcCCTTTCCGCCTCCTCGGACGCCGCCATCGCCGGGACGCCGCGCAGCTCCGCGCCATGGTGAGACATCCGCGGCCATCCGCGCCCTCCCGCCAAGCCCCGAGCCCTCTCCCCGAGGCCGCCGCGCTCGGGGGTCCCGGCGGGCGGGCCGCGGGGTCGGCGGGGTGGAGCGGCCGGGAGGGAGCCGGGTGCGGCATTCCCAGCTCGCCGAGGcctggcggggccggggctgtgtgAGGGACTGACCTCTGCGCTCTCTTGCAGTCGTCGCACAAGACGTTCAAGATCAAACGCTTCCTCGccaagaagcagaagcagaaccGGCCCATCCCGCAGTGGATTCGTATGAAAACCGGCAATAAGATCAGGTAATGAGCTCGGCTGATGCTTTCTGAGGAGCTGCGGCCGCGCAGGCTCAGTCAGGCGGCCTGGGCGACACGGGCCGAAGGCGGGAGCTGATGGGGTTTATGCCAGCAAAGCACAGTTTTGTGGCCGTGAGGGCCATGCAGGGATGGTAGGGCAAGTGAAGCCTCTTGAGACAGTCTGGGGCTTCCGTGCCATTTCCTTCTGTAGTGGTTTTGCACCAGCGCTCTGTAAGTGTCCACAGACGTTCAGTAATGGTACGTGTAAAGTGAAAACCTGAACTGTACGTGTGGATGATTTATTCCAGATTTTGTTCCCTGGTAGCTTCTCTGTTCCTCTTCTCTCATAGCTGCCCGTATAGGCTCCTGCATTTTCAAGGAACAGTTCCTGAGCATGCGTGCTCCGACGTTCAGGGGATGGTGTGTAAGGGAGCAAAGGACTAAGGGATGTATGGGAAGTCAGATTGATAGTATGAGATGCGTGGCACCTCACTGTAGAATTAATTTGCCATAGTTTATTGCTTTcctgttgtgtttgtttttgagCATTGTGCTTAGGGGAATGTTGGGTACTGTGACACACTGGGTACACATGGGGCATGCACAGAGTGGTGCCTGTCCAAGCTCTCTGGTTGAAAACTGCAGCATAGTTTTTTATCTCATACACTCCTTCATCTGGGCTTTTTAAGGCAACAGAATTCagtcttctctttctctctttgttCTAAGCagtgaggagagcagcagcaacacTGGCTGGCTCAGGCAGCAACCCAGCACAGCATTGCTAGG
Encoded proteins:
- the RPL39 gene encoding large ribosomal subunit protein eL39 — translated: MSSHKTFKIKRFLAKKQKQNRPIPQWIRMKTGNKIRYNSKRRHWRRTKLGL
- the UPF3B gene encoding regulator of nonsense transcripts 3B isoform X1 — protein: MKEDKENARPKERRGASAGPGVLLAAGPGTAPAAGTDGRAGAAELDRLERPKDKKETLSKVVIRRLPPSLTKEQLEEHLQPLPEHDYFEFFANDSSLYPHMFSRAYINFKNQEDIVLFRDRFDGYVFVDHKGQEYAAIVEFAPFQKAAKKKSKKKDAKTGTIEDDPEYKKFLESYSADDEKLTSTPETLLEEIEARNKELIAKKTTPLLNFLKNKQRLREEKREERRRRELERKRQREEERRKWKEEERRKRKEAEKLKKVDRCPEKERDRSKEEPKIKLLKKPEKDEKDLERKEKSKKLEKETLREEKNASSASAKRSDGETKEEKAKKSEDECVKDYRDRDRDFDRDREYERAQREKLRRQEEERRRQKERYEKEKVFRRKEEEVKKERDLLREKGKKSDLTDFTSSMDKSEKVTKDDKKEDTIKRDRIRNKDRPAMQLYQPGARSRSRLCQYEDSAAKPPDQGVDKKQEGETSHTKEEE
- the UPF3B gene encoding regulator of nonsense transcripts 3B isoform X2; this translates as MKEDKENARPKERRGASAGPGVLLAAGPGTAPAAGTDGRAGAAELDRLERPKDKKETLSKVVIRRLPPSLTKEQLEEHLQPLPEHDYFEFFANDSSLYPHMFSRAYINFKNQEDIVLFRDRFDGYVFVDHKGQEYAAIVEFAPFQKAAKKKSKKKDAKTGTIEDDPEYKKFLESYSADDEKLTSTPETLLEEIEARNKELIAKKTTPLLNFLKNKQRLREEKREERRRRELERKRQREEERRKWKEEERRKRKEAEKLKKLLKKPEKDEKDLERKEKSKKLEKETLREEKNASSASAKRSDGETKEEKAKKSEDECVKDYRDRDRDFDRDREYERAQREKLRRQEEERRRQKERYEKEKVFRRKEEEVKKERDLLREKGKKSDLTDFTSSMDKSEKVTKDDKKEDTIKRDRIRNKDRPAMQLYQPGARSRSRLCQYEDSAAKPPDQGVDKKQEGETSHTKEEE